The Acidobacteriota bacterium genome has a segment encoding these proteins:
- a CDS encoding TolC family protein, with protein sequence MAMTPRILASSWVAWAALGAWLAAADASAPRLLTLREAAELTLAHNPSVQAVREQQEAARQVSRQAKSQQLPRLDFKESFTNGNNPIYVFGAKLTQEKFSASDFDIELLNNPDPINNIKTELTLYQSIWQGGQTQARRAMARLGEEIAAERLNQTQQQLLLEVVTHYYAIQLARQNLETVQAARRSAEASLTRIQNMFDSGLVVKSDLLRMQVHIAEVRRQLLEAENNLRLSVSALDIDTGRQLGEGFEPATPLAMRGDALPDEASLLAAALANRPEIAEMERAIAVGREQVNEARGYNRPQVGAFATFEYDQGTRSGSSGANYLLGVQLSYNIFDGMYKGAKVAEAEANTRARESQLRRLTQLISLQVKDAYLRRSTARQQHQVAAEAVAQADESLRIMKDRYEAGMAPLTDLLNAETALTAARTSLSQAIYQYHLAHANLELAAGRLNLDSPLFQ encoded by the coding sequence ATGGCGATGACACCCCGTATACTGGCGTCGTCCTGGGTGGCATGGGCGGCGCTTGGGGCCTGGCTGGCCGCCGCGGACGCGTCCGCACCCCGCCTGCTCACTCTACGCGAGGCCGCGGAACTGACTCTGGCCCACAATCCTTCGGTTCAGGCGGTCCGGGAACAGCAGGAGGCCGCGCGCCAGGTGAGCCGGCAGGCAAAATCGCAGCAGTTGCCGCGTCTCGACTTCAAGGAGAGCTTCACCAACGGCAACAACCCGATCTACGTCTTCGGAGCGAAGCTGACCCAGGAGAAGTTCTCCGCCTCCGATTTCGACATCGAGCTGCTGAACAATCCGGATCCCATCAACAACATCAAGACCGAGCTCACCCTGTACCAGTCGATCTGGCAGGGCGGCCAGACGCAGGCGCGGCGCGCAATGGCCCGGCTGGGCGAGGAAATCGCCGCTGAACGGCTGAACCAGACCCAGCAGCAACTCCTGCTGGAAGTGGTCACTCACTACTATGCCATTCAGCTCGCGCGGCAGAACCTGGAGACCGTCCAAGCCGCCCGCCGGTCCGCCGAAGCCAGCCTCACCCGCATCCAGAACATGTTCGACTCGGGGCTCGTGGTGAAGTCGGACCTGCTCCGGATGCAGGTTCACATCGCCGAGGTGAGACGGCAACTGCTGGAGGCGGAGAACAACCTCAGGCTGAGCGTCTCCGCGCTGGACATCGACACCGGCCGGCAGCTCGGCGAAGGCTTTGAACCGGCCACACCGCTGGCGATGCGCGGCGACGCGCTGCCCGACGAGGCGTCGCTGCTGGCCGCCGCACTGGCTAACCGACCGGAGATAGCGGAAATGGAGCGCGCCATTGCCGTCGGCCGTGAGCAGGTTAACGAGGCCCGCGGCTACAACCGGCCCCAGGTCGGCGCCTTCGCCACGTTCGAATACGACCAGGGCACGCGGTCCGGTTCCTCCGGCGCCAACTACCTGCTCGGTGTGCAGCTGTCATATAACATCTTCGACGGTATGTACAAGGGAGCCAAAGTGGCCGAAGCCGAGGCCAACACCCGCGCCCGCGAGTCGCAGCTCCGTCGCCTGACCCAACTCATCAGCCTGCAGGTCAAGGATGCCTATCTCCGCAGGAGCACCGCCCGCCAGCAGCACCAGGTTGCCGCGGAGGCGGTGGCCCAGGCGGACGAAAGCCTGCGGATCATGAAGGACCGCTACGAGGCGGGCATGGCCCCCCTCACCGACCTGCTGAACGCCGAGACGGCGCTGACGGCCGCCCGCACCAGCCTGAGCCAGGCAATCTACCAGTACCACCTGGCGCACGCCAACCTCGAGCTGGCGGCCGGTCGGCTGAATCTGGACAGCCCCCTCTTCCAATGA
- a CDS encoding efflux RND transporter periplasmic adaptor subunit has translation MFRNILPVALLVVLLAGCGGAPEKAAAPTPGTPVAVGALVVQPTEWPATLEAVGTVRARTSALIASKVMGYVREVRVQAGDAVGAGDLLVLLDARDQETALRTAQAGLAEARDATTEVENAIRAAEANLELARATHRRMSNLFDKSSISRQEFDEVVTRLKMAEANHEMALSKQNQLQARIRQAEEGVRSAEIMTGYAEIRAPFAGVVIDKTAQPGNLAAPGVPLLTLERRGDYRLEASVDESQLASIRPGAPVTVTLDALNRRIDARVSDVVPAVDPAARAFLVKIDLPAAPDLRSGLFGRATFAVGSRRVLTVPADAIRTRGQLQWVFVTDQGTARLRMVTTGTERDGRREVLSGLAAGESIIYPVTADLSDGAKVEVRS, from the coding sequence ATGTTCCGCAATATTCTGCCTGTCGCCCTTCTGGTCGTCCTGCTGGCGGGTTGCGGCGGTGCACCCGAGAAGGCCGCAGCCCCGACCCCGGGAACGCCCGTCGCCGTCGGGGCTCTGGTCGTCCAGCCGACCGAATGGCCGGCGACCCTGGAGGCTGTGGGCACCGTGCGCGCCCGAACCAGCGCCCTGATTGCGAGCAAGGTGATGGGGTACGTGCGGGAGGTGCGCGTCCAGGCCGGCGATGCCGTGGGCGCGGGCGATCTGCTCGTGTTGCTCGACGCCCGGGACCAGGAAACGGCCCTGCGGACCGCCCAGGCCGGCCTGGCCGAAGCGCGGGACGCCACGACCGAGGTTGAGAACGCCATCCGCGCCGCCGAGGCCAATCTCGAGCTGGCTCGGGCCACCCATCGGCGGATGAGCAACCTGTTCGACAAGAGCTCCATTTCCCGTCAGGAATTCGACGAGGTCGTCACCCGCCTCAAGATGGCCGAGGCCAACCACGAGATGGCCCTGTCGAAGCAGAATCAGCTTCAGGCCAGGATCCGGCAGGCGGAAGAGGGGGTCCGATCAGCCGAGATCATGACCGGATACGCCGAGATCCGCGCGCCTTTCGCCGGCGTGGTCATCGACAAAACCGCGCAGCCGGGCAATCTGGCCGCGCCGGGAGTGCCGCTGTTGACCCTGGAGCGGCGCGGCGACTACCGCCTGGAAGCGTCGGTGGACGAATCCCAGTTGGCTTCGATTCGGCCAGGCGCGCCGGTCACGGTCACGCTGGACGCCTTGAACCGCCGGATCGACGCCCGGGTGTCCGACGTTGTTCCGGCCGTGGATCCCGCGGCCCGCGCCTTCCTGGTCAAAATCGACCTGCCGGCTGCGCCGGACCTGCGCTCCGGACTGTTCGGCCGGGCCACCTTCGCCGTGGGCAGTCGCCGCGTGCTGACGGTGCCCGCCGACGCTATCCGCACCCGCGGCCAGCTGCAGTGGGTGTTTGTGACCGACCAGGGCACGGCCCGTCTGCGCATGGTCACCACCGGCACCGAGCGCGACGGCCGCCGCGAGGTTCTCTCCGGTCTCGCCGCCGGTGAGTCGATCATCTATCCCGTCACCGCTGACCTGTCCGACGGGGCCAAGGTGGAGGTCCGGTCGTGA